One stretch of Halapricum desulfuricans DNA includes these proteins:
- the galT gene encoding galactose-1-phosphate uridylyltransferase — protein MTERRWDPTLREWVITATHRQERTFKPPADYCPFCPTEEGAEYPTAIPEPDYDMAVVENGFPSLQPDPPEPAVEGSDLLPAEPANGQCEVVLFTPEHDGTMSQEPVSRFVKLVKLWRDRYETLGEKADHEYVYIFENRGEDVGVTLHHPHGQIYAYPFVPPKIQTELQSSQDHLEEHGRCLFCDLLDDEREDGRRIVAQNDAFTAVVPYFARWAYEVHVYANEHLPSLAAFDSDHERALGSLLKDVQLAYDGLFDEEMPYVMAMHQQPTNETGEDYAHFHMEFYPPKRTEDKLKHLAGSELGAGTYINNKLAEESAAELRESLDAARE, from the coding sequence ATGACTGAGCGCCGCTGGGATCCGACCCTCCGGGAGTGGGTCATCACGGCGACCCACCGCCAGGAGCGGACGTTCAAGCCGCCGGCGGACTACTGTCCGTTCTGCCCAACCGAGGAGGGCGCGGAGTACCCGACGGCGATCCCCGAACCGGACTACGACATGGCCGTCGTCGAGAACGGCTTCCCGTCGCTACAGCCCGACCCGCCCGAACCCGCCGTCGAAGGGTCCGACCTCCTTCCCGCCGAACCTGCCAACGGCCAGTGTGAGGTCGTGCTGTTCACCCCCGAGCACGACGGCACGATGTCCCAGGAGCCAGTCTCGCGGTTCGTCAAGCTCGTCAAGCTCTGGCGGGATCGCTACGAGACCCTCGGCGAAAAGGCCGACCACGAATACGTCTACATCTTCGAGAACCGCGGCGAAGACGTCGGCGTCACGCTGCACCATCCCCACGGTCAGATCTACGCCTACCCGTTCGTTCCACCGAAGATCCAGACAGAGCTCCAATCGAGTCAGGACCACCTCGAGGAACACGGACGCTGCCTGTTCTGTGACCTGCTCGACGACGAGCGCGAGGACGGCCGGCGGATCGTCGCCCAAAACGACGCCTTCACCGCGGTCGTCCCGTACTTCGCGCGATGGGCGTACGAGGTCCACGTCTACGCGAACGAGCACCTCCCGTCGCTCGCGGCGTTCGATTCCGACCACGAGCGGGCGCTCGGGTCGCTGCTCAAGGACGTCCAGCTCGCCTACGACGGGCTGTTCGACGAGGAGATGCCGTACGTGATGGCCATGCACCAGCAACCCACGAACGAGACCGGCGAGGACTACGCCCACTTCCACATGGAGTTCTATCCGCCCAAGCGCACCGAGGACAAGCTCAAGCACCTCGCCGGGAGCGAGCTCGGTGCCGGCACCTACATCAACAACAAGCTCGCCGAGGAGTCGGCCGCCGAACTCCGCGAGAGTCTCGACGCCGCGCGAGAGTGA